One genomic region from Haloterrigena gelatinilytica encodes:
- a CDS encoding DUF5305 domain-containing protein: MIDNPRLDLVLAKYGRSIVVVLVGIGILAFLASGWVVATPSTSTSHQYADERVSSDVDTSAVVVRNGTLWNEGDRLENSGVYILNASPELTLRPETRLTNATAEAPVDDGTVSHELTLRFEATREGTAFWNETKTLVDESPAVENGVARSETTIDVESVRDRQREIERELSGVGAVDVRLEFRAAYETGAGRGVQEASTTLEITDDAYWMADSLSASDERRYRTGTTVTTESRNLGLIAGLSLLGTLSLAAAVSLARRSPVDEAAARRAVHERRYAEWISRGSIPMWIGDYHVSLDTLEDVVDVAIDTNERVVHDTQRGLFAVVNDGVVYYYSDRGLWEETAWPEMDLDDGSAVVDADAPLNPEELELEGSDEFSDPDDGFDDDADVWRKL, translated from the coding sequence GTGATCGATAATCCGCGTCTCGACCTGGTGCTCGCCAAATACGGGCGGTCGATCGTCGTCGTTCTCGTCGGGATCGGCATCCTCGCGTTTCTCGCCTCCGGGTGGGTCGTCGCGACGCCGTCGACGTCGACGAGCCACCAGTACGCCGACGAACGCGTCTCGAGCGACGTCGACACGAGCGCCGTCGTCGTGCGGAACGGAACGCTCTGGAACGAGGGCGACCGACTCGAGAACAGCGGCGTCTACATCCTGAACGCGTCGCCGGAACTGACGCTTCGCCCGGAGACCAGGCTGACGAACGCGACCGCGGAGGCGCCCGTCGACGACGGGACCGTGAGCCACGAACTGACGCTTCGGTTCGAAGCGACGCGTGAGGGCACGGCGTTCTGGAACGAGACCAAGACGCTCGTCGACGAGTCGCCGGCGGTCGAGAACGGCGTCGCGAGATCGGAGACGACTATCGACGTCGAATCCGTCCGGGACCGACAGCGCGAGATCGAGCGCGAACTGTCCGGCGTCGGGGCCGTCGACGTCCGCCTCGAGTTCCGCGCCGCCTACGAGACGGGCGCGGGACGGGGGGTACAGGAGGCGTCGACGACGCTCGAGATCACCGACGACGCCTACTGGATGGCGGACTCGCTGTCCGCGTCGGACGAACGGCGCTACCGGACGGGAACGACGGTGACGACCGAGTCGCGGAACCTGGGACTGATCGCCGGCCTCTCGCTGCTCGGAACGCTCTCGCTGGCCGCCGCCGTCTCCCTCGCCCGTCGCTCGCCGGTCGACGAGGCGGCCGCTCGACGAGCCGTCCACGAGCGGCGCTACGCCGAGTGGATCTCCCGGGGATCGATCCCGATGTGGATCGGCGACTACCACGTCTCGCTCGACACCCTGGAGGACGTCGTCGACGTCGCGATCGACACGAACGAGCGCGTCGTCCACGACACCCAACGCGGGCTGTTCGCCGTCGTCAACGACGGCGTGGTCTACTACTACAGCGACCGCGGGCTCTGGGAGGAAACCGCCTGGCCCGAGATGGATCTCGACGACGGGTCCGCGGTCGTCGACGCCGACGCGCCGCTGAACCCGGAGGAACTCGAACTCGAGGGGAGCGACGAGTTCTCGGATCCGGACGACGGGTTCGACGACGACGCGGACGTCTGGCGAAAGCTCTGA
- a CDS encoding signal peptidase I, whose translation MTWTALLKRTLGAGIALVVVLLLVGQLLGQPILLGYVATGSMEPAMDAGDGFVAIPDLADSSVEQGDVVVFEARELHGGGLTTHRVVGETEAGYVTKGDANPFTDQDGGEPHVTDGQIVAKAWRVNGGVVTIPHLGTATMGAQNVAESASGTVASVVGLTATGDSEGLGAVLVAVGVALLGFGTVFERLGPGRRETHRSRSRENVIAFWTALGLVLLVFVTFATAAMVVPSGTAEYELVSTDSPTDDPQVIAPGETTQLTRTVDNAGYLPIVAVHEAESNNVEIEPATQTVGSRSSGETTVSLTAPDETGSYARHVGEYRYLAVLPPAAVVWLHGLHPLAAIAAVNGVVVGLAVAIVLVVFGHGDLRLRSAGDHVPVSTRLERKLREWLRE comes from the coding sequence ATGACGTGGACGGCGCTCCTGAAGCGAACGCTGGGGGCGGGGATCGCCCTCGTCGTCGTCCTATTGCTGGTCGGGCAACTCCTCGGACAGCCGATCCTGCTCGGGTACGTCGCGACCGGCAGCATGGAGCCGGCGATGGACGCCGGCGACGGGTTCGTCGCGATTCCCGACCTCGCCGATAGCTCGGTCGAACAGGGGGACGTCGTCGTCTTCGAGGCCCGGGAACTCCACGGCGGCGGGCTGACGACCCACCGCGTGGTCGGCGAGACCGAAGCGGGGTACGTCACGAAGGGCGACGCCAACCCGTTCACTGACCAGGACGGCGGCGAACCCCACGTCACGGACGGCCAGATCGTCGCGAAAGCGTGGCGAGTAAACGGTGGGGTCGTGACGATCCCCCATCTCGGAACGGCGACCATGGGCGCCCAGAACGTCGCGGAGTCGGCCTCCGGAACCGTCGCCTCGGTGGTCGGACTGACGGCGACCGGCGACTCGGAGGGACTCGGCGCCGTCCTCGTCGCCGTCGGCGTCGCCCTGCTCGGGTTCGGGACGGTGTTCGAGCGACTCGGCCCGGGGCGACGCGAGACGCACCGATCGCGCTCTCGAGAGAACGTGATCGCGTTCTGGACGGCGCTGGGGCTGGTCCTGCTCGTGTTCGTGACCTTCGCGACCGCGGCGATGGTCGTTCCCTCCGGAACCGCGGAGTACGAACTCGTGAGCACCGACTCGCCGACGGACGATCCGCAGGTGATCGCTCCGGGCGAGACGACCCAACTCACCCGCACGGTCGACAACGCGGGCTATCTCCCGATCGTGGCCGTCCACGAAGCCGAGAGTAACAACGTCGAGATCGAACCCGCCACGCAGACCGTCGGGAGCCGCTCGAGCGGGGAGACGACGGTCTCGCTGACCGCGCCCGACGAGACCGGATCGTACGCGCGACACGTCGGCGAGTACCGCTACCTCGCGGTGCTCCCGCCGGCGGCGGTCGTCTGGCTGCACGGGCTGCACCCGCTCGCCGCGATCGCCGCGGTCAACGGCGTCGTCGTGGGCCTCGCCGTCGCGATCGTGCTCGTCGTCTTCGGGCACGGCGATCTGCGCCTTCGCTCGGCGGGCGATCACGTCCCCGTATCGACCCGCCTCGAGCGGAAACTGCGCGAGTGGCTCCGGGAGTGA
- a CDS encoding CARDB domain-containing protein, with the protein MLSTDVRLTAAAACVLLAFVVPTVAITVGENSAADDVLLEPTSRYATIQDNQLELDLEELNKDAITTADVFTIAIADTDVQRVWIENDVEGLEFYSGNDPTAEIARASPIEPSAGETIHVGVAVDTHVAHTGTETFTVHVRYDDDGDDDDEGDENETSQGVTLESLTVSPTSLEAGESVTVEGTYRNENDTAKGHTAKLTVDGTVVDSRTVEIESGGTRTVSFERAMQWPGGYDVGLDGAASERVTVTGPGAEISEASVADAELTRGDRTTVSATVENPTNEPVERTLELAVDGIVVDTGTVVVQPGTERTVTFERRFDAPGTYDLSINGVDAGSVTVSEPEPFPIRNRQLSAATTAALAPPLTMGILFLGAAANRRWAIVSSDY; encoded by the coding sequence ATGCTATCCACTGACGTCCGACTTACCGCCGCGGCTGCTTGCGTTCTCCTCGCGTTCGTAGTTCCGACGGTCGCGATCACGGTGGGTGAGAATTCGGCGGCTGACGACGTCCTCCTCGAACCGACGTCCCGATACGCCACGATTCAAGACAACCAACTCGAACTCGACCTCGAGGAACTAAACAAAGACGCAATAACAACCGCTGATGTCTTCACGATCGCGATCGCCGATACCGACGTCCAGCGGGTCTGGATCGAGAACGACGTCGAGGGTCTCGAGTTCTACTCCGGAAACGATCCGACGGCCGAAATCGCCAGAGCGAGCCCGATCGAGCCGTCAGCGGGCGAGACGATCCACGTCGGCGTCGCGGTCGATACACACGTCGCTCACACGGGGACGGAGACGTTCACGGTGCACGTCCGCTACGACGATGACGGCGATGACGACGACGAGGGCGACGAAAACGAGACATCCCAAGGAGTCACCCTCGAGTCCCTCACGGTCTCCCCGACGAGCCTCGAGGCCGGCGAGTCGGTGACGGTCGAGGGGACCTACCGAAACGAGAACGACACGGCAAAGGGACACACCGCGAAACTGACCGTCGACGGCACCGTCGTCGACAGCCGAACAGTCGAGATCGAGAGCGGCGGGACGCGAACGGTCTCCTTCGAACGGGCGATGCAGTGGCCCGGCGGCTACGACGTCGGACTCGACGGCGCGGCGAGCGAACGGGTAACGGTCACGGGACCGGGCGCCGAGATCAGCGAAGCGTCGGTCGCCGACGCCGAACTCACCAGGGGCGATCGGACGACGGTCTCGGCGACCGTCGAGAACCCGACGAACGAACCCGTCGAGCGCACCCTCGAGTTGGCGGTCGACGGGATCGTCGTCGATACCGGAACGGTCGTCGTCCAACCGGGAACGGAGCGAACGGTGACGTTCGAGCGCCGGTTCGACGCTCCCGGAACGTACGACCTGTCGATCAACGGCGTCGACGCCGGTTCCGTCACCGTCTCGGAGCCGGAGCCGTTTCCGATCCGGAATCGGCAGCTGTCGGCGGCGACGACGGCCGCGCTCGCGCCGCCGCTGACGATGGGGATTCTGTTCCTCGGCGCCGCCGCGAACCGGCGCTGGGCGATCGTCTCGAGCGACTACTGA
- a CDS encoding DUF7289 family protein, producing the protein MGRIGRNAAHSLSERADRGASPQLGIVLLFVLVFLGATSVYVVGMGAFDAAESQAYHEQSQQELRQFDSTISSLGKQDDTPKPVRIDNLDGELVTDGELEVTVSDGYVNDSRSIALETLVATDKGGNEFAYQAGGAWDVSGDRATAVSDPNLRYYYESTEDGEVGRVDIEPVTLEGSVGTGEHTVREIPNPDTDSFESLGEDIEVVSYTTVEVSESSYHHGWYDFLKDEFNATDANDCEISGSVDENIICHDESEETVTVVANVDGEKPLRELADIEPTVRSGLYIDGETGTLRSSLSMSAYENHNANGAGSPGFLLANYDEFYLHNHADIEGIPVVNGELGSKGNPSISPIGYGVTVNGTEQGESESGRNLYRLDSENEGKGNGVEGTALATELSQPYADIAPIDDEINRLLTSYLAGNPPADGDVSAGMYSGEDGIESTDSSDGNVNVGVDGDLELSNVEINGDNQTNFYVDGRAELSDVSIGPDDRADALWVYATSDSTITIEDDFQGVVYAPGADLEIEDGVTIDGAVIAGDAAGRGGTLEIGDDVQINFDRSLRSATPLSEEDTDLLFEYSDTRPPVDVTFVLDRSGSMGPHNPYGHAYEPEYEIQIGDEWEPIPTDEPFRNTHGWKVLQVRDENGTTRTLESLEFAHPDDWTEIRVHPYYQFGLRPASIGVYAHPGNDPTGQRVEATRNVIDELDPSADRVGVYDFAGSGRTLHPLSGDLEAAKESVAGTAYGGTNMAAGLEAALDDYATRGADDRERVVILLSDGKNSNAANDERMDELVDRSDDLDYTLHTVGLDGLEHDSIPEDKLEGWAAETGGNYYQTADPDELLDLFEEIVDEEIDLEMDTQMQLAVNYETGGTANYAVHVSERTVAIDR; encoded by the coding sequence ATGGGACGGATTGGTAGAAACGCTGCGCACTCTCTTTCCGAACGGGCCGATCGGGGGGCGAGCCCTCAGTTAGGGATTGTATTGCTATTCGTACTGGTATTCCTCGGCGCAACGAGCGTTTACGTCGTCGGGATGGGTGCGTTCGACGCCGCCGAGTCGCAGGCGTATCACGAACAGAGTCAGCAGGAACTCCGGCAGTTCGATTCGACGATATCGTCGCTCGGAAAGCAGGACGATACCCCGAAACCTGTTCGAATCGATAATTTAGACGGAGAACTGGTTACCGACGGAGAGCTCGAGGTCACCGTCTCGGACGGATACGTGAACGATAGTCGTTCGATAGCGCTCGAGACGCTGGTTGCAACCGATAAGGGTGGCAACGAGTTCGCGTATCAAGCCGGCGGAGCCTGGGACGTTTCCGGCGATCGAGCGACTGCCGTTTCGGATCCGAACCTCCGGTATTACTACGAGTCGACCGAAGACGGGGAAGTCGGACGAGTCGATATCGAACCGGTCACGCTCGAGGGAAGCGTCGGCACGGGCGAGCATACGGTTCGAGAAATCCCGAATCCCGATACCGACTCGTTCGAATCGCTCGGGGAGGATATCGAGGTCGTCAGTTACACTACGGTCGAGGTCTCCGAATCGTCTTATCACCACGGGTGGTACGACTTTCTGAAAGACGAGTTCAACGCGACCGATGCCAACGACTGTGAGATCTCCGGTTCGGTCGACGAGAACATCATCTGCCACGACGAATCCGAAGAGACGGTTACGGTCGTCGCAAACGTCGATGGCGAGAAACCGCTCCGCGAACTCGCCGATATCGAGCCGACGGTTCGCAGCGGACTCTACATCGACGGTGAAACGGGGACGCTACGGTCGTCGCTTTCGATGAGCGCGTACGAAAATCATAACGCGAATGGCGCCGGCTCCCCCGGCTTCTTGCTCGCGAATTACGATGAATTCTACCTTCACAATCACGCCGATATCGAAGGTATCCCGGTCGTAAACGGAGAACTGGGTTCGAAAGGGAATCCGTCGATCTCACCGATCGGCTACGGAGTAACCGTCAACGGGACCGAGCAGGGCGAATCGGAGAGCGGCAGGAACCTGTATCGGTTAGATTCGGAGAACGAAGGGAAGGGGAACGGCGTCGAAGGAACGGCGCTCGCCACCGAACTTTCGCAGCCGTACGCCGACATTGCTCCGATCGACGACGAGATCAATCGGCTCCTGACGTCGTATCTCGCCGGCAACCCGCCGGCCGATGGTGACGTTTCTGCGGGCATGTACAGCGGAGAAGACGGGATCGAGTCGACGGATTCCTCCGATGGAAACGTCAACGTCGGTGTCGACGGCGATCTCGAGCTCTCGAACGTCGAAATTAACGGCGACAATCAGACGAACTTCTACGTCGACGGTCGCGCCGAACTCTCGGACGTCAGTATCGGACCCGACGACCGGGCGGACGCCCTGTGGGTGTACGCCACCAGCGATTCGACGATTACCATCGAGGACGACTTTCAGGGGGTCGTCTACGCTCCCGGTGCCGACCTCGAGATCGAGGACGGTGTGACTATCGACGGGGCCGTCATCGCCGGCGATGCGGCCGGGCGTGGCGGCACGCTCGAGATCGGCGACGACGTTCAGATTAACTTCGATCGCTCGCTCCGGAGTGCAACACCGTTATCTGAGGAGGACACCGATCTGTTATTCGAGTACAGCGACACGCGGCCTCCGGTCGACGTAACCTTCGTTCTCGACCGGTCGGGATCGATGGGGCCGCACAATCCGTACGGGCACGCGTATGAGCCCGAGTACGAGATTCAAATCGGTGACGAATGGGAGCCGATCCCGACGGACGAACCGTTCAGAAATACGCATGGCTGGAAGGTTCTCCAAGTTCGAGACGAAAACGGGACGACCAGAACGCTTGAGTCCTTGGAATTTGCCCATCCTGATGACTGGACGGAGATTCGGGTCCATCCGTACTATCAGTTCGGACTGAGACCGGCCTCGATCGGCGTCTACGCTCACCCGGGGAACGATCCGACGGGCCAGCGTGTCGAGGCGACCAGAAACGTTATCGACGAACTCGACCCCAGCGCCGATCGGGTCGGAGTCTACGATTTCGCCGGCAGTGGTCGGACCCTCCATCCCCTTAGCGGTGATCTCGAGGCGGCGAAAGAGAGCGTCGCCGGCACCGCTTACGGCGGGACGAACATGGCCGCCGGGCTGGAAGCGGCACTCGACGATTACGCCACTCGCGGTGCCGATGACCGCGAGCGAGTCGTTATTCTCCTGAGCGACGGGAAAAACTCTAACGCTGCCAACGACGAGCGGATGGACGAACTGGTCGACCGGTCGGACGATCTCGATTACACCCTTCACACTGTCGGTCTCGATGGCCTCGAGCACGACTCGATACCCGAGGACAAGCTCGAAGGGTGGGCGGCCGAGACCGGCGGGAACTACTATCAGACCGCCGACCCAGACGAGCTACTCGATCTCTTCGAGGAAATCGTCGACGAAGAGATCGACCTCGAGATGGATACGCAGATGCAACTCGCCGTGAACTACGAGACAGGAGGTACCGCTAACTATGCGGTACACGTTTCCGAACGGACCGTAGCGATCGACCGTTGA
- a CDS encoding DUF7344 domain-containing protein, which yields MATQMGSDSDRGEIFDLLSNHRRRYAIHYCKREGEPVTLGDLAEHVAAWELDKEVEEITSAERKRVYTSLQQTHLPTLERAEMIEFDNRTIELTDEASELDVYLDVVPADSIPWGLYYLGLAAVGSIVMAGLWLEVVPTGAVSALGWSTLVFALFAISAVVHVAQSRRMRLGEMERPP from the coding sequence ATGGCAACGCAGATGGGGAGCGATTCGGATCGGGGGGAGATCTTCGATCTGCTGAGCAATCACCGGCGGCGATACGCGATTCACTACTGCAAGCGCGAGGGCGAGCCGGTCACGTTGGGGGACCTCGCCGAGCACGTCGCCGCCTGGGAACTCGACAAGGAGGTCGAGGAGATCACCTCCGCCGAACGGAAACGGGTGTACACGTCGTTACAGCAGACGCATCTGCCGACGCTCGAGCGAGCCGAGATGATCGAGTTCGATAACCGAACGATCGAACTCACGGACGAGGCCTCGGAGTTAGACGTCTATCTGGACGTCGTTCCGGCGGACTCGATCCCCTGGGGACTGTACTACCTGGGGCTGGCCGCCGTCGGCTCGATCGTGATGGCGGGGCTCTGGCTCGAGGTCGTACCGACGGGGGCGGTGTCCGCACTCGGCTGGTCGACGTTGGTGTTCGCGCTGTTTGCGATTTCTGCAGTCGTCCACGTGGCACAGAGCCGGCGGATGCGTCTCGGTGAGATGGAGCGGCCACCGTAA
- a CDS encoding EMC6-like membrane protein: MSTESISDRREHIRSISVTALAALLGVAAAFGSMALVGDVSSADAAANDTRTLMLVAGAILAQFVLYDFTSIYDDDEFGPKHYLFIVFMTFALWFVTWGILLTTGAAA; the protein is encoded by the coding sequence ATGTCGACCGAATCGATCAGTGACCGACGCGAGCACATCCGCTCGATCAGCGTGACCGCCCTGGCCGCGCTGTTGGGTGTCGCCGCGGCGTTCGGCTCGATGGCACTGGTGGGTGACGTGTCATCGGCCGACGCGGCCGCGAACGACACGCGAACGCTCATGCTCGTCGCCGGTGCGATTCTCGCCCAGTTCGTGCTCTACGATTTCACGAGCATCTACGATGACGACGAGTTCGGACCGAAACACTACCTGTTCATCGTGTTCATGACGTTCGCCCTGTGGTTCGTGACGTGGGGAATCTTGCTCACGACGGGGGCCGCCGCGTAA
- a CDS encoding ribosome biogenesis/translation initiation ATPase RLI, which translates to MADDSIAVVDLDRCQPDRCSYECKNYCPPNRTGKECITLRGEEADEGQPDQVHISEEICLGETCGICVEKCPFDAIEIINLPEELQDDPAHRYGENAFSLYGLPAPQEGQVTGILGPNGIGKTTAVRILAGELEPNLGRHEESPGWDEVLEAYRGTELQDYIADVRDGDVTIARKPQYVDQIPNSFDGNTRELLEQTDERGVLDELVERLSIGPVMEQSIDDLSGGELQRVAIAATLARDTDFYFLDEITPYLDIGQRVTAARLIRELAEEENRSMLVIEHDLAILDLLADTLHVAYGEPGAYGVITAPKSVRNGINEYLSGYLDNENMRIRPDPIEFEEHAPRTASHADALIEYPDLTKSYGDGEFTLEVEGGTIRENEVLGVVGPNGIGKSTFAKLLTGNLESDEGDADLDLDISYKPQYVTIDQHMRVDAFLSSITDQFGSSYWNTEIAQPLQLERIMEQNLSDLSGGERQRVAIAACLSDSADLYLLDEPSAHLDVEQRVQATKAIRRYAEQQDATVMVIDHDIYMMDLLADRLMVFDGEPAVHGRAGQPQPMRDGMNEFLANLEVTFRRDERTSRPRINKPESQLDKQQKQNGEYYYAP; encoded by the coding sequence ATGGCCGACGACAGCATCGCCGTCGTAGACCTCGATCGGTGCCAACCCGACCGCTGTAGCTACGAGTGTAAGAACTACTGTCCGCCCAACCGAACCGGCAAGGAGTGTATCACCCTCCGCGGGGAAGAGGCCGACGAGGGCCAGCCCGACCAGGTCCACATCTCCGAGGAGATCTGTCTCGGCGAGACCTGCGGGATCTGCGTCGAGAAGTGTCCGTTCGACGCCATCGAGATCATCAACCTACCGGAGGAACTGCAGGACGACCCCGCCCACCGCTACGGCGAAAACGCCTTCTCGCTGTACGGACTCCCTGCGCCCCAGGAAGGGCAGGTAACGGGGATTCTGGGTCCCAACGGGATCGGGAAGACCACCGCCGTCCGCATCCTCGCCGGCGAACTCGAGCCGAACCTCGGCCGCCACGAGGAGTCCCCGGGCTGGGACGAGGTCCTCGAGGCCTACCGCGGAACGGAACTGCAGGATTACATCGCCGACGTGCGCGACGGGGACGTCACGATCGCGCGCAAGCCCCAGTACGTCGACCAGATTCCGAACAGCTTCGACGGCAACACCCGCGAGTTGCTCGAGCAGACCGACGAGCGCGGCGTCTTAGACGAACTGGTCGAGCGGCTCTCGATCGGCCCCGTCATGGAGCAGTCGATCGACGACCTCTCGGGCGGCGAACTCCAGCGGGTCGCCATCGCGGCCACGCTGGCTCGAGATACGGACTTCTACTTCCTCGACGAAATTACGCCCTACCTCGACATCGGGCAGCGCGTCACCGCGGCGCGGCTGATCCGGGAGCTCGCGGAGGAGGAGAACCGATCGATGCTCGTCATCGAACACGACCTCGCGATCCTGGACCTGCTCGCCGATACGCTCCACGTCGCCTACGGTGAGCCCGGCGCCTACGGCGTCATCACGGCGCCCAAGTCCGTCCGCAACGGGATCAACGAGTACCTCTCGGGCTACCTCGACAACGAGAACATGCGGATCCGACCGGATCCCATCGAGTTCGAGGAGCACGCGCCCCGAACCGCGAGTCACGCCGACGCGTTGATCGAATACCCCGACCTCACCAAGAGCTACGGCGACGGCGAGTTCACTCTCGAGGTCGAGGGCGGGACGATCCGAGAAAACGAGGTGCTGGGCGTCGTGGGTCCCAACGGAATCGGGAAGTCGACGTTCGCGAAGCTGCTGACGGGCAATCTCGAGTCCGACGAGGGCGATGCGGATCTCGACCTCGATATTTCCTACAAGCCCCAGTACGTCACCATCGACCAGCACATGCGGGTCGACGCGTTCCTCTCGTCGATTACGGATCAGTTCGGCTCCTCCTACTGGAACACCGAGATCGCCCAGCCGCTCCAGTTAGAGCGGATCATGGAGCAGAACCTCTCGGACCTCTCGGGCGGGGAGCGCCAGCGGGTGGCCATCGCGGCCTGTCTCTCTGACTCGGCCGACCTCTACCTGCTCGACGAACCCTCGGCTCACCTCGACGTCGAGCAGCGAGTCCAGGCGACGAAGGCGATCCGACGCTACGCCGAACAGCAGGACGCCACCGTGATGGTCATCGATCACGACATCTACATGATGGACCTGCTCGCCGATCGGCTGATGGTCTTCGACGGCGAACCCGCCGTCCACGGCCGCGCTGGCCAGCCCCAGCCGATGCGCGACGGGATGAACGAGTTCCTCGCGAACCTCGAGGTCACGTTCCGCCGCGACGAGCGCACCTCGCGACCGCGGATCAACAAGCCCGAGTCGCAACTCGACAAACAGCAGAAGCAGAACGGCGAGTACTACTACGCGCCCTGA
- a CDS encoding archaemetzincin family Zn-dependent metalloprotease gives MLVDIVPVGNVPANVKRAASAALRSVYDCDVTVNDSQSVPNGAYDADRNQYAAETFIQLAERVGRGTKNIAITPHDLFYRRRNYVFGLAYLDGSGSVVSTYRLQTSSDGGFSNQSAEDIFEDRVRKEIVHEIGHTYGLEHCDNNRCVMNFSPTVREVDIKEENLCGSCQRLIS, from the coding sequence ATGCTCGTCGATATCGTGCCGGTCGGCAACGTCCCCGCGAACGTCAAGCGGGCGGCCTCCGCTGCGTTGCGATCGGTTTACGACTGCGACGTCACGGTCAACGACTCGCAGTCGGTCCCGAACGGTGCTTACGACGCCGACCGGAACCAGTACGCCGCCGAAACGTTCATCCAGCTCGCCGAACGGGTCGGCCGCGGGACGAAAAACATCGCGATCACGCCGCACGACCTCTTCTACCGCCGGCGCAACTACGTCTTCGGGCTGGCCTACCTCGACGGCAGCGGGAGCGTCGTCTCGACCTACCGCCTCCAGACCTCGAGCGACGGCGGCTTCTCGAACCAGAGCGCCGAGGACATCTTCGAGGACCGGGTCCGCAAGGAGATCGTCCACGAAATCGGCCACACCTACGGGTTAGAACACTGCGACAACAACCGCTGTGTCATGAACTTCTCGCCGACGGTCCGCGAGGTCGACATCAAGGAAGAGAACCTCTGCGGGAGCTGTCAGCGGCTGATCAGCTGA
- a CDS encoding UPF0146 family protein, whose translation MAHSRRNAETLLETLTEYDRLVEVGIGRRTDVAAALADRGVAVTATDVHDRSVPDGVRFVRDDIVDPDPAVYATADAIYALHLPPELHRPALAVAREADADLLFTTLGGDQPAIPVERRTIETGTLYVARAAAGRRR comes from the coding sequence GTGGCCCACTCTCGCCGGAACGCGGAGACGCTGCTCGAGACCCTGACCGAGTACGATCGGCTCGTCGAGGTCGGAATCGGTCGTCGGACCGACGTGGCGGCCGCGCTGGCCGATCGCGGCGTCGCCGTCACCGCGACGGACGTCCACGACCGATCGGTCCCCGACGGCGTGCGGTTCGTCCGCGACGACATCGTCGACCCCGATCCGGCGGTCTACGCCACCGCCGACGCGATCTACGCGCTACATCTCCCGCCGGAACTCCACCGACCGGCGCTCGCGGTCGCCCGCGAGGCCGACGCCGACCTCCTGTTTACGACCCTCGGCGGGGACCAGCCCGCGATCCCGGTCGAACGTCGGACGATCGAGACGGGGACGCTGTACGTCGCTCGAGCGGCGGCCGGACGCCGACGGTGA
- a CDS encoding metalloprotease family protein, translating into MIPDAASPLVATLVVLVAVTVIVAVVGSITRVVMRLLAAPGVVVHELAHKQVCHLVGVPVKEVVYFRFGDPPGYVRHAQPGRYRESFAISVAPFLVNTVVSVAAFLGFAALASSLGIADALATATADPIASVTALRDSLVAASSGELALALALGWLGLAVGVQAFPSTGDANTLWTHSRSEWRRRPVVLLGVPVVVVIYVVNLLSWLWADVLYALGLCLLAFYAVGGIGF; encoded by the coding sequence ATGATCCCTGATGCCGCTTCGCCCCTCGTCGCGACCCTCGTCGTTCTCGTCGCGGTGACGGTGATCGTCGCCGTCGTCGGCTCGATCACCCGAGTCGTGATGCGCCTCCTCGCCGCCCCCGGCGTCGTCGTCCACGAACTCGCCCACAAGCAAGTCTGTCACCTCGTCGGGGTGCCCGTCAAGGAGGTCGTCTACTTCCGGTTCGGCGACCCGCCGGGCTACGTCCGCCACGCCCAGCCCGGACGGTACCGCGAGTCGTTCGCGATCAGCGTCGCCCCGTTTCTGGTCAACACCGTCGTCTCGGTCGCGGCCTTCCTCGGGTTCGCCGCGCTCGCGTCGTCGCTGGGGATCGCGGACGCTCTCGCCACCGCGACCGCGGATCCGATCGCGTCGGTGACCGCACTGCGCGACAGTCTCGTGGCGGCCTCGAGCGGCGAACTCGCGCTCGCGCTCGCGCTGGGATGGCTCGGCCTCGCGGTCGGCGTGCAGGCGTTCCCGAGCACCGGCGACGCGAACACGCTCTGGACGCACTCCCGCTCGGAGTGGCGGCGACGACCGGTCGTTCTGCTCGGCGTCCCCGTCGTCGTCGTGATCTACGTCGTGAACCTGCTCTCGTGGCTGTGGGCCGACGTCCTGTACGCGCTGGGGCTCTGTCTGCTGGCGTTCTACGCGGTCGGCGGGATCGGGTTCTGA